A region of Maridesulfovibrio sp. DNA encodes the following proteins:
- the rplQ gene encoding 50S ribosomal protein L17 encodes MRHKKSGRKFNRSNSHRKAMLKNMVRSLLTYEHIRTTEPKAKELRSSCEKLITLALRNDLHSRRLAYKTLENHGLVKRLFDEIGPRYVGGGGGYTRIIKLADPRKGDCAPMCIIELTKRAEASVEAAAPAEEAQEA; translated from the coding sequence ATGAGGCATAAAAAGTCCGGAAGAAAGTTCAACAGGAGCAATTCTCACAGGAAAGCCATGCTGAAAAACATGGTTCGCTCCCTGCTGACCTACGAACATATCCGTACCACAGAGCCCAAGGCAAAGGAACTGAGAAGCTCCTGTGAAAAGCTGATCACCCTTGCCCTTCGCAATGATCTCCACTCCAGACGTCTTGCATACAAGACTCTTGAGAACCATGGTCTTGTTAAGAGGCTCTTCGATGAAATCGGACCCCGCTATGTTGGCGGCGGTGGTGGTTACACACGCATCATCAAGCTCGCTGATCCCCGTAAGGGTGATTGCGCTCCTATGTGCATCATCGAGCTTACCAAACGTGCTGAAGCTTCTGTTGAAGCAGCAGCACCTGCTGAAGAAGCTCAGGAAGCATAA
- the rplE gene encoding 50S ribosomal protein L5 produces the protein MTRLEKIYTDKVAPALNKEFGYKSSMEIPGIKAISLNIGLGEASQNAKLIDGAVEELTAIAGQRAVVTRAKKSIAAFKLREGMPVGSRVTLRRDLMWDFLDKLISFALPRVRDFRGIPDKGFDGRGNFTLGIKELTIFPEIQLDKIEITKGMNVTIVTSAKTDKEGKMLLELLGMPFKK, from the coding sequence ATGACACGTCTCGAAAAAATATATACGGACAAGGTCGCCCCGGCTCTTAACAAAGAGTTCGGGTACAAGAGTTCGATGGAGATTCCCGGTATAAAGGCAATCTCTCTGAACATCGGACTCGGTGAAGCAAGCCAGAACGCTAAGCTCATCGACGGTGCTGTTGAAGAACTGACTGCTATTGCAGGTCAGCGCGCAGTTGTCACCAGAGCGAAAAAGTCAATTGCAGCTTTTAAGCTGCGCGAAGGAATGCCTGTAGGTTCCCGTGTAACTCTTCGCAGAGATCTCATGTGGGACTTCCTGGATAAGCTGATCAGCTTTGCACTTCCTCGTGTTCGCGACTTCCGCGGAATTCCTGACAAAGGCTTCGATGGACGCGGCAACTTCACCCTCGGAATCAAGGAACTGACTATCTTTCCTGAGATTCAGCTCGATAAAATCGAGATTACTAAAGGGATGAACGTGACTATCGTCACCTCCGCTAAAACTGATAAAGAAGGCAAGATGCTCCTCGAGCTTCTTGGAATGCCCTTCAAGAAATAG
- the rplF gene encoding 50S ribosomal protein L6, with translation MSRIGKKPIDIPSGVEVTVGADVVSVKGPKGTITTPVHPMVSFSVADNVVEVKRSGDSRQERAQHGLHRSLLSNCIEGVSKGFSKTLEVVGVGYKVSVQGKNIVLNVGFSHPVNYELPAGIEASAEGNTKLTISGVDKQLVGEVAAQLRRVRPPEPYKGKGVKYIDEQIRRKAGKSGK, from the coding sequence ATGTCCAGAATTGGAAAAAAACCTATTGATATACCTTCCGGAGTGGAAGTAACTGTTGGTGCAGATGTGGTTTCCGTAAAGGGACCCAAAGGCACCATCACCACCCCGGTACACCCCATGGTCAGCTTTTCCGTTGCTGATAATGTGGTCGAGGTGAAGAGGTCTGGCGATTCCCGTCAGGAACGTGCTCAGCACGGCCTGCACCGTTCCCTGCTTTCCAACTGCATTGAAGGAGTCTCCAAAGGCTTCTCCAAGACTTTGGAAGTAGTCGGTGTTGGTTACAAGGTTAGCGTACAGGGTAAAAACATCGTTCTTAACGTTGGTTTCTCCCACCCCGTTAACTATGAACTGCCTGCTGGAATTGAAGCTAGCGCAGAAGGCAACACAAAGCTCACCATCAGCGGCGTAGACAAGCAGTTGGTCGGTGAAGTTGCAGCGCAGCTGCGTCGTGTACGTCCGCCGGAGCCTTATAAAGGCAAGGGCGTCAAGTACATCGATGAACAGATCAGACGTAAAGCCGGTAAGTCCGGTAAATAG
- the rplR gene encoding 50S ribosomal protein L18 yields MKMTKEQARQRKKIRIRKKISGTAARPRLVVFRSNKHIYAQLVDDLIGKTVTASSSKALAKDGEALKLTCETAAQVGKDIAAKAKELKIETVVFDRSGYIYHGRVKALADGAREGGLKF; encoded by the coding sequence ATGAAAATGACTAAAGAACAGGCAAGACAGCGTAAAAAGATCCGCATCCGCAAAAAAATCAGCGGTACTGCAGCTCGCCCGCGTCTTGTTGTATTCCGTTCAAATAAGCACATCTACGCTCAGCTCGTGGATGATCTGATTGGCAAAACCGTGACCGCTTCTTCTTCCAAAGCCCTCGCCAAAGACGGTGAAGCTCTTAAGCTTACCTGCGAGACTGCAGCTCAGGTCGGTAAAGACATTGCTGCAAAGGCTAAGGAACTCAAGATCGAAACAGTTGTTTTCGACCGTAGCGGTTATATCTATCACGGCAGGGTCAAGGCCCTGGCAGACGGCGCTCGTGAGGGTGGCCTGAAATTCTAA
- the rpsQ gene encoding 30S ribosomal protein S17 produces the protein MAELNLKGNRRVLTGVVVSDKADKTIVVRCETLVKHPLYKKFIRRHTKFMAHDPSNECGIGDKVQIVEFRPLSRRKRWHLDKILEKAV, from the coding sequence ATGGCAGAGCTTAATCTGAAAGGAAACAGGCGCGTGCTGACCGGCGTTGTTGTCTCCGACAAAGCCGACAAGACAATTGTCGTTCGTTGTGAGACCCTCGTTAAGCACCCCCTGTATAAAAAATTCATCCGTCGCCACACCAAATTCATGGCACATGATCCGTCCAACGAGTGCGGTATCGGCGATAAGGTGCAGATTGTTGAATTCCGCCCCCTTAGCCGGCGCAAAAGGTGGCATCTCGATAAAATTCTGGAAAAAGCAGTTTAG
- the rplX gene encoding 50S ribosomal protein L24, protein MNKIHVDDKVMVIAGKDKGKIGKVLKINRKKDTVLVEQVNMVSRHTKPNPYANQPGGIVEKEAPIHISNIQVVCPACTKATRVGVRETEDGKNIRFCKKCNEIID, encoded by the coding sequence ATGAACAAGATACATGTTGATGACAAAGTAATGGTCATCGCCGGCAAGGATAAGGGGAAGATCGGTAAGGTCCTCAAGATCAACCGCAAGAAGGACACTGTCCTTGTAGAGCAGGTTAATATGGTTTCCAGGCACACCAAGCCGAACCCTTATGCAAACCAGCCCGGCGGAATCGTTGAGAAAGAAGCCCCTATTCACATCTCCAACATTCAGGTTGTGTGCCCCGCTTGCACTAAAGCAACCCGAGTTGGCGTACGTGAGACCGAAGACGGAAAAAACATCCGTTTTTGTAAAAAATGTAACGAAATCATCGACTAG
- the rpmD gene encoding 50S ribosomal protein L30, with the protein MLKVKLVRSMIGCNPKQRATVKALGLRKIRQEKSFEDSPVIRGMIKKVEHLVEVTES; encoded by the coding sequence ATGCTTAAGGTAAAACTCGTACGCAGCATGATCGGCTGCAATCCCAAACAGCGTGCCACTGTTAAGGCACTGGGACTGCGCAAGATCAGACAGGAAAAAAGCTTTGAAGATTCTCCCGTCATCAGAGGGATGATCAAAAAAGTTGAGCACCTTGTGGAGGTAACTGAATCATGA
- a CDS encoding DNA-directed RNA polymerase subunit alpha → MLIQDGDKLINTRNWAELVKPEQLVRDPKSNELYGKFICEPLERGFGTTIGNSLRRVLLSSMQGAAAVAVKIEGVQHEFTTIEGVMEDVTEIVLNIKQIRFAMTTDEPQFLTLRVNKQGVVTAADIQENQNVKVLNPEQIIATLSEKMDMEMTFEIRMGKGYVPADMHDGLVNEIGHIVLDSSFSPIRKVAYSVEQARVGQMTNYDKLILEVFTDGSVTPEDAIAYSAKILKDQLSVFINFDEMGSEQEESKESDLDLNPNLFKSIDELELSVRATNCLKAANIRIVGELVQRTEQAMLKTKNFGRKSLDEIRRVLDSMDLKFGMILEDFDKKHQEWLKRKEKNEA, encoded by the coding sequence ATGCTTATTCAAGACGGTGACAAACTCATCAACACCCGCAACTGGGCCGAGCTGGTTAAGCCGGAACAGCTTGTGCGTGACCCCAAGTCTAACGAGCTTTACGGTAAGTTCATTTGTGAACCCCTTGAGCGCGGATTTGGAACAACCATCGGTAACTCTCTTCGGAGAGTGCTGCTCTCCTCAATGCAGGGAGCTGCCGCGGTTGCTGTAAAGATCGAAGGAGTTCAGCACGAATTCACCACTATTGAAGGTGTGATGGAAGATGTGACTGAGATTGTTCTGAACATCAAGCAGATCAGATTCGCAATGACTACAGATGAACCCCAGTTTCTTACCCTCAGGGTAAACAAACAGGGCGTCGTCACCGCAGCTGATATTCAGGAAAACCAGAACGTCAAAGTCCTCAATCCTGAGCAGATTATTGCGACTCTGTCTGAGAAGATGGACATGGAGATGACTTTCGAGATCCGCATGGGCAAGGGCTATGTTCCTGCTGACATGCACGATGGTCTTGTCAATGAGATCGGTCATATTGTGCTCGACTCAAGCTTCTCTCCCATTCGTAAGGTTGCTTACAGTGTGGAGCAGGCCCGTGTCGGTCAGATGACCAACTATGACAAACTTATCCTCGAAGTTTTCACTGACGGTTCCGTTACCCCTGAGGATGCAATTGCCTACAGTGCAAAAATCCTCAAGGATCAGCTCTCCGTATTCATCAATTTTGATGAAATGGGATCCGAGCAGGAAGAGTCCAAAGAAAGCGACCTCGATCTTAACCCGAATCTGTTCAAGAGCATCGATGAACTCGAACTGTCCGTTCGTGCTACAAACTGCCTCAAGGCTGCCAACATCCGTATTGTTGGTGAACTTGTGCAGCGCACTGAACAGGCCATGCTTAAAACCAAGAACTTCGGACGTAAGTCTCTCGACGAAATCCGTCGTGTTCTTGACAGCATGGATCTCAAGTTCGGTATGATCCTCGAGGATTTCGATAAAAAGCATCAGGAATGGCTGAAGAGGAAAGAGAAAAATGAGGCATAA
- the rplN gene encoding 50S ribosomal protein L14, translated as MIQVESKLDVADNSGAKKVSCIKVLGGSKRRYASVGDIIVVSVKEAMPHSKVKKGAVMKAVVVRTKKEIGRPDGSYIKFDNNSAVLLNNSMDPVGTRIFGPVARELRGAGFMKIVSLAPEVL; from the coding sequence ATGATTCAGGTAGAATCTAAACTTGACGTAGCAGATAACTCTGGTGCCAAAAAAGTATCTTGCATCAAGGTACTTGGCGGTTCCAAGAGACGCTACGCCAGTGTCGGAGACATTATTGTGGTTTCCGTTAAGGAAGCGATGCCCCATTCCAAAGTGAAGAAGGGCGCTGTGATGAAGGCAGTTGTTGTTCGTACCAAAAAAGAAATTGGTCGTCCTGACGGTTCCTACATCAAGTTCGACAATAACTCTGCCGTTCTTCTGAACAACTCCATGGACCCGGTAGGGACCCGTATCTTCGGGCCCGTAGCAAGAGAACTCAGAGGCGCAGGCTTCATGAAGATCGTTTCTCTCGCTCCCGAGGTTCTGTAA
- the rplO gene encoding 50S ribosomal protein L15, translating to MRLHEIYPFEEERKNRKRVGRGGGSGWGGTSGKGHKGQNARSGGGVPAWFEGGQMPLARRLPKRGFKNPFREEYVALNVGQILGAFEGKTEISLEDIYEKGLCKKGALVKVLGMGEVGAAVTIEAHRFSASATEKITKAGGTAKALEG from the coding sequence ATGAGGCTGCACGAAATATATCCGTTCGAAGAGGAACGTAAAAATCGCAAGCGCGTAGGTCGCGGCGGCGGCTCCGGCTGGGGTGGAACCTCCGGCAAGGGTCATAAAGGACAGAATGCTCGCTCCGGCGGCGGTGTCCCTGCCTGGTTTGAAGGCGGTCAGATGCCTCTGGCTCGTCGTCTGCCTAAGCGCGGTTTCAAGAATCCTTTCCGCGAAGAGTACGTAGCTCTCAACGTAGGTCAGATTCTTGGCGCCTTCGAAGGTAAAACCGAAATCTCCCTTGAAGACATTTACGAAAAAGGCCTTTGCAAAAAAGGTGCACTCGTTAAAGTCCTCGGTATGGGTGAAGTTGGTGCTGCCGTAACCATCGAAGCACACCGCTTCAGCGCATCTGCGACTGAAAAGATCACAAAGGCAGGTGGTACTGCCAAAGCCCTGGAAGGATAA
- the rpmJ gene encoding 50S ribosomal protein L36, with protein MKVRPSVKKICPKCKVIRRKGVLRVICDNPRHKQRQG; from the coding sequence ATGAAAGTAAGACCATCTGTTAAGAAGATTTGTCCCAAATGCAAAGTAATCAGACGCAAGGGTGTTCTGAGGGTTATTTGTGACAACCCCAGACACAAACAGCGTCAAGGATAG
- a CDS encoding selenium metabolism-associated LysR family transcriptional regulator produces MDLRRLEAFCKVYELKSFSKAGKELFLSQPTISAHISTLEEELGVHLFDRLGRSIMATQAGEVLYRNAKDIYHLIGKAENEINILRDKVVGDLEIGGSTIPSHYLLPDLLYNYCKKYPDVSVHLSVGDTTEILEKVRSGELILGVVGATVDVPNIEFVPIMRDELVIVAPPVLVRNYDGIDDIQHLAELPWVMREGGSGTRKALEAGLTEMGTSVRELNVTVWVESTQAVVQCVRAGLGVSVTSRLAAQSLIDSGELVHIKDLPLNLERSFYLAHLQGREFFPAVRYFIEHVKQLAG; encoded by the coding sequence ATGGATTTACGTCGACTCGAAGCTTTCTGCAAAGTTTATGAATTAAAAAGTTTTTCTAAGGCAGGCAAAGAACTATTTCTTTCTCAGCCAACTATCAGTGCTCATATTTCTACCCTTGAAGAAGAGCTTGGCGTTCACTTGTTTGATCGTTTGGGGCGGTCTATTATGGCAACGCAGGCCGGCGAAGTTCTTTACCGTAATGCAAAGGATATTTACCATCTGATAGGTAAAGCCGAAAATGAAATAAATATCCTGCGTGATAAAGTAGTTGGCGATCTGGAGATCGGTGGTAGTACGATTCCATCGCACTATCTTTTGCCTGATCTTTTATACAACTATTGCAAAAAATATCCTGATGTCAGTGTTCATCTTTCTGTTGGTGATACGACTGAAATACTCGAAAAAGTTCGCAGTGGTGAGCTAATTCTCGGTGTTGTGGGTGCAACTGTCGATGTACCAAATATCGAGTTTGTCCCCATCATGAGGGATGAGCTTGTTATCGTTGCTCCTCCTGTGCTTGTGCGCAACTATGACGGTATTGATGATATCCAGCATCTGGCCGAGCTGCCATGGGTTATGCGTGAAGGCGGTTCTGGCACCCGCAAAGCGCTTGAAGCCGGCTTGACTGAAATGGGTACCAGCGTACGTGAACTGAATGTAACTGTCTGGGTAGAATCCACTCAGGCTGTAGTTCAGTGTGTTAGGGCTGGGCTTGGGGTAAGCGTAACTTCAAGGCTTGCGGCACAGTCACTTATCGATTCCGGGGAGCTTGTTCATATCAAGGACCTGCCTTTGAATCTGGAAAGAAGCTTCTATCTTGCACATCTGCAGGGACGAGAATTTTTCCCTGCTGTGCGTTATTTTATTGAACACGTTAAGCAGCTTGCAGGATAG
- the map gene encoding type I methionyl aminopeptidase — MKKYRGIYLKNDKEIGLMREANRLVSTILDMLGEAIKPGITTMSLEEAACQACEGFGVKPAFKGYHGFPFALCCSVNEEIVHGFPSEKRVLEEGDIVSIDMGVIYQGFYGDSARTYPVGAIADSTRKLLDVTRESLMLGIKQALPGNSLYDISRAVQEYAEGAGFGVVRRFVGHGIGRNLHEKPEVPNFVPSGLPGVQLRTGMVLAIEPMVTEGSHDIEILDDNWTAVTKDGKLSAHFEHTIAITADGPQILSLS, encoded by the coding sequence TTGAAAAAGTACAGAGGTATCTACCTCAAAAATGACAAGGAGATTGGCCTCATGCGTGAGGCCAATCGTCTTGTTTCTACCATACTGGATATGTTGGGCGAGGCTATCAAGCCGGGGATTACGACCATGAGCCTTGAAGAAGCAGCCTGCCAAGCCTGCGAAGGTTTCGGGGTTAAACCGGCTTTTAAAGGTTACCACGGATTTCCATTCGCCCTTTGCTGCTCTGTGAACGAGGAAATTGTTCACGGATTTCCTTCTGAGAAAAGAGTTCTTGAAGAAGGTGATATAGTCAGCATTGATATGGGTGTTATTTATCAGGGATTTTATGGGGACTCAGCCCGTACTTACCCGGTAGGTGCTATTGCTGACTCTACCCGTAAGCTCCTTGATGTTACCCGTGAATCTCTTATGCTCGGTATCAAACAGGCATTGCCTGGTAACAGTCTTTATGATATTTCCCGGGCAGTTCAGGAATATGCTGAAGGAGCAGGGTTCGGAGTTGTGCGCCGTTTTGTGGGGCACGGCATCGGGCGAAACCTTCATGAAAAACCTGAAGTACCCAACTTTGTACCCTCGGGTCTTCCAGGTGTGCAGCTTAGAACGGGAATGGTCCTCGCCATCGAACCGATGGTGACCGAAGGTTCTCACGATATCGAGATTCTCGATGACAATTGGACCGCTGTGACCAAGGACGGGAAGCTGTCCGCCCATTTCGAGCACACCATTGCCATTACTGCGGACGGGCCTCAGATTTTGAGCCTGTCATAA
- the rpsH gene encoding 30S ribosomal protein S8, whose translation MPVVDPIADMLTRIRNAHGAYHKSVSIPGSKIKTAIAGILKDEGYIVDFTAEDNEINVTLKYVDGKALISGMKKISTPGRRVFVGVEDIPSVLNGLGICILSTSKGVVDGVKAKELNVGGELLCEIW comes from the coding sequence ATGCCTGTTGTCGATCCTATCGCCGATATGCTGACCCGCATTCGCAATGCTCACGGTGCTTATCATAAGTCCGTGTCCATTCCCGGGTCCAAGATCAAAACAGCTATCGCCGGGATTCTCAAGGATGAAGGTTATATCGTTGACTTCACTGCTGAAGATAACGAAATTAACGTCACCCTCAAGTATGTTGATGGAAAAGCCCTTATTAGTGGCATGAAAAAAATCAGCACACCCGGTCGTCGCGTGTTTGTAGGCGTTGAAGATATTCCCTCAGTCCTCAACGGACTTGGGATTTGCATACTTTCCACTTCAAAGGGCGTAGTTGACGGCGTTAAAGCTAAAGAGCTTAACGTTGGCGGCGAACTCTTGTGCGAAATCTGGTAG
- the rpsD gene encoding 30S ribosomal protein S4 — protein sequence MARYTKAKCRLCRREGEKLFIKGDRCFTDKCSYERRPYAPGIAGRMRKKMSDYAIQLREKQKVRRMYGVLEGQFRSYFKRADSMKGVTGANLLMLLETRLDNTVYRLGFANSRAQARQLVKHGIFTKNGRRVNVPSMHVKPGDVIEVREESRKIPVITEAQEVIARRGCPEWLESDGAKFKGEVKAMPTREDIQFPINEQLIVELYSK from the coding sequence TTGGCCAGATATACTAAAGCAAAATGCAGACTGTGCCGCCGAGAAGGCGAAAAGCTTTTCATTAAAGGCGACCGCTGCTTTACTGATAAGTGTTCTTATGAACGTCGTCCTTATGCTCCCGGTATTGCCGGTCGCATGAGAAAGAAAATGAGTGACTACGCTATTCAGCTTCGTGAGAAGCAGAAAGTGCGTCGCATGTACGGTGTCCTGGAAGGCCAGTTCCGCAGCTATTTCAAGCGTGCTGATTCCATGAAGGGTGTTACCGGTGCGAACCTGCTCATGCTTCTTGAGACCCGCCTTGATAATACTGTTTACCGTCTTGGTTTTGCCAACTCCCGTGCGCAGGCTCGCCAGCTCGTGAAACACGGCATCTTCACCAAAAACGGCAGACGTGTTAATGTTCCTTCTATGCACGTTAAGCCCGGTGATGTAATCGAGGTTCGTGAAGAATCCCGTAAAATCCCCGTGATTACTGAAGCACAGGAAGTTATTGCCCGTCGCGGTTGCCCTGAGTGGCTTGAATCCGATGGCGCAAAATTTAAAGGTGAAGTTAAAGCGATGCCGACTAGGGAAGATATCCAGTTCCCTATCAACGAACAGCTGATTGTCGAGCTGTACTCCAAATAA
- the rpsM gene encoding 30S ribosomal protein S13 — MARIAGVDLPKNKRLDIALTYIYGVGRTTALKILDTVGIDWTLKTDDLSGEQVNTIRKELEDNYKVEGDLRRDQIADIKRLMDIGCYRGLRHRRGLPVRGQSSKTNARTRKGPRRSVMSRKKK, encoded by the coding sequence GTGGCTCGTATCGCTGGAGTAGACCTTCCGAAAAATAAGCGTTTGGATATTGCACTGACTTACATCTACGGTGTAGGTCGGACTACCGCTCTCAAGATTCTTGATACTGTTGGTATTGACTGGACACTCAAAACTGACGATCTCAGTGGCGAGCAGGTGAACACCATCCGTAAGGAACTTGAAGATAATTACAAAGTTGAAGGTGACCTTCGCCGCGATCAGATTGCTGACATTAAGCGTCTGATGGATATCGGATGTTACCGCGGACTGCGTCACCGTCGCGGATTGCCCGTGCGCGGTCAGAGCTCTAAGACCAACGCAAGAACTCGCAAAGGTCCCCGTCGCTCTGTCATGAGCAGAAAGAAGAAATAA
- the secY gene encoding preprotein translocase subunit SecY, translating into MALSGVDNLSRLPELKKKLLWTFLLLAVYRIGIHIPVPGVDSSALADFFESVSNTLFGLFDMFSGGGLRNLSIFALGIMPYISASIIVQLLGVVSPTIKRLQEEGAQGRKKITQYTRYGTVLITLVQGFGIAVGLESMTSPTGAPVVLHAGWAFRGITILTLTAGTVFLMWLGEQMTEKGIGNGISMIIFAGIVAGLPAAIFNTFRLMQAGEITLFLLLFVLAFMVAILAFIVYMERGQRRIPIHYAKRMMGRKMMGGQTTHLPLRINTAGVIPPIFASSILMFPATLASFSNNEILSKFSAYFAPSSIVYNLVYVALIIFFCYFYTAIMFDPKGIAENIQKQGGFIPGIRPGNRTREYIDRILTRITLWGSLYVAAICVLPMILIAQFNVPFYFGGTALLIVVGVAMDFMGKIESYMISRQYEGLMGKGSKIKGR; encoded by the coding sequence GTGGCATTGTCTGGAGTTGATAATCTTTCCCGACTGCCGGAACTGAAGAAAAAGCTCCTTTGGACTTTTCTTCTTCTGGCTGTCTACCGGATCGGGATTCATATCCCGGTCCCGGGCGTAGACAGCTCAGCATTGGCCGATTTTTTTGAGAGTGTTTCCAACACTCTCTTCGGCCTTTTTGACATGTTCTCAGGCGGCGGGTTGCGTAACTTGTCCATATTCGCGTTAGGGATCATGCCCTATATATCCGCGTCTATTATCGTTCAACTTCTAGGTGTGGTCAGTCCCACCATTAAACGGCTTCAGGAAGAAGGGGCTCAGGGACGCAAGAAGATTACACAGTACACCAGATACGGCACTGTACTGATTACATTAGTTCAGGGTTTCGGCATCGCTGTCGGGCTGGAAAGTATGACCAGTCCTACCGGTGCCCCTGTTGTACTGCATGCAGGATGGGCTTTCCGCGGAATAACCATCCTGACTCTGACAGCAGGTACTGTTTTTCTGATGTGGCTCGGTGAGCAAATGACCGAGAAAGGCATTGGTAACGGTATCTCTATGATCATTTTTGCCGGTATTGTGGCAGGACTTCCCGCCGCTATTTTCAATACTTTCAGATTGATGCAGGCTGGTGAGATTACACTTTTCCTGCTTCTTTTTGTTTTGGCATTTATGGTCGCCATTCTCGCTTTTATCGTATATATGGAGCGTGGACAGCGCAGGATTCCAATCCATTATGCCAAGCGCATGATGGGACGTAAAATGATGGGCGGACAGACCACACATCTGCCCCTGCGAATTAACACCGCCGGTGTTATTCCCCCCATCTTTGCATCCAGTATCCTGATGTTCCCAGCAACCTTGGCCAGTTTTTCGAACAATGAGATTCTTTCCAAGTTCTCTGCGTACTTCGCTCCGTCTTCCATCGTATATAACCTTGTATACGTCGCCCTGATTATATTCTTCTGTTATTTTTACACTGCGATCATGTTTGATCCCAAAGGAATAGCAGAGAATATTCAGAAACAGGGTGGTTTTATTCCCGGTATTCGTCCCGGTAACAGAACACGTGAATACATTGACCGTATTCTGACCAGGATCACTCTCTGGGGATCTCTGTACGTAGCAGCTATCTGCGTACTGCCTATGATTCTGATCGCTCAGTTCAACGTGCCTTTCTACTTTGGTGGAACCGCACTGCTCATCGTTGTCGGTGTAGCCATGGACTTTATGGGTAAGATTGAATCCTACATGATTTCCCGTCAGTATGAGGGACTCATGGGTAAGGGCAGTAAGATCAAAGGCAGGTAA
- a CDS encoding type Z 30S ribosomal protein S14 codes for MARTALKVKAKRKPKFKVREYNRCPICGRPRAFLRKYGICRICFREKALAGELPGVRKASW; via the coding sequence TTGGCCAGGACAGCTTTAAAAGTTAAGGCGAAACGTAAGCCTAAGTTCAAAGTGCGCGAATATAACAGATGTCCCATCTGCGGTCGTCCTCGTGCATTCCTGCGCAAATATGGCATCTGCCGTATCTGCTTCAGGGAAAAGGCCCTTGCGGGTGAACTTCCCGGCGTGCGTAAAGCCAGCTGGTAA
- the rpsE gene encoding 30S ribosomal protein S5 yields the protein MEQNDLGLIEKIVYLNRVAKVVKGGRRFSFSALVVVGDGKGQVGFGLGKANEVPEAIRKASEKARKEMISVPLLDGTLPYEVLGRYGAGRVMLKPASKGTGIIAGGPVRAVLEVVGVHDILTKAIGTNNPHNVLRATIAGLASLRSAEEVGQLRGKTVVTPRK from the coding sequence ATGGAACAGAATGATCTGGGTCTGATTGAAAAAATCGTTTACCTCAACCGAGTAGCTAAAGTTGTTAAGGGTGGTAGAAGGTTTTCCTTCAGCGCCCTGGTTGTGGTAGGTGACGGTAAAGGTCAGGTCGGTTTCGGACTTGGTAAGGCAAACGAGGTTCCTGAAGCTATCAGAAAAGCTTCTGAGAAAGCTCGCAAAGAAATGATCTCCGTTCCTTTGCTGGACGGAACTCTCCCTTACGAAGTTCTCGGCCGTTACGGTGCAGGACGCGTAATGCTCAAGCCCGCCTCCAAGGGTACCGGTATCATCGCCGGTGGTCCTGTGCGTGCGGTACTTGAAGTTGTAGGCGTACACGATATCCTTACTAAGGCTATCGGCACCAACAACCCGCATAACGTCCTTCGCGCGACTATCGCCGGACTTGCTTCCCTTCGCAGTGCTGAAGAAGTTGGTCAGCTTCGCGGGAAGACAGTTGTGACTCCCAGAAAGTAG
- the rpsK gene encoding 30S ribosomal protein S11: MARPRRSGKKKEKKNVPVGIAHVKATFNNTIITFTDLKGNVISWATSGASGFKGSRKSTPFAAQVAAETAARKAQDQGMRTVGIFVKGPGSGREAAMRAIGNVGMKVNFIRDITPIPHNGCRPPKRRRV, from the coding sequence ATGGCTAGACCTCGCCGTTCCGGCAAGAAAAAAGAGAAAAAGAATGTTCCCGTGGGCATCGCTCACGTAAAAGCAACATTCAATAATACCATCATTACCTTCACTGATCTGAAAGGTAACGTAATCAGCTGGGCTACTTCCGGTGCTTCCGGTTTCAAGGGATCCAGAAAATCTACTCCCTTTGCTGCACAGGTTGCTGCTGAAACCGCTGCCAGAAAAGCTCAGGATCAGGGTATGCGTACTGTTGGTATTTTTGTCAAAGGCCCCGGCTCCGGTCGTGAAGCAGCTATGCGCGCAATCGGTAACGTCGGTATGAAGGTTAACTTCATTCGCGATATAACACCCATCCCGCACAACGGCTGTCGTCCGCCGAAACGTCGCAGGGTCTAA